The Citrifermentans bemidjiense Bem genome window below encodes:
- a CDS encoding response regulator, translating to METILIIEDERDLAELLAFNLEREGYKTIIAADGIEGLANAGHCHPDLIILDLMLPGMLGTEVCKNLKKSERTAGIPVIMLTAKGEEIDKVVGFEVGADDYVVKPFSSRELNLRVKAVLRRSNTETVSSTMIELGPITIDTDRHQVMVNGEEIFFTSTEFKLLHVLAQRLGRVQSRDVLLRDVWGYNFVDDSRTVDTHITRLRTKMGAAGDLIKTVRGFGYKLEVQ from the coding sequence ATGGAGACCATATTGATCATCGAAGACGAGAGGGACCTAGCGGAGCTTCTTGCCTTTAACCTGGAGAGAGAGGGGTACAAGACAATAATAGCGGCCGACGGCATTGAAGGATTGGCAAACGCCGGTCACTGCCATCCAGACCTCATCATCCTCGACCTCATGCTCCCCGGCATGCTGGGCACGGAAGTTTGCAAGAACCTCAAGAAATCGGAAAGAACCGCTGGCATCCCGGTGATCATGCTCACTGCCAAAGGGGAGGAGATCGATAAGGTGGTGGGATTCGAGGTCGGAGCGGACGACTACGTTGTCAAGCCGTTCTCGAGCAGGGAATTGAACCTGCGCGTGAAAGCCGTACTCAGACGCAGCAATACCGAGACCGTCTCCAGCACGATGATCGAGTTGGGCCCCATCACCATTGATACCGACCGTCATCAAGTCATGGTGAACGGAGAGGAGATCTTCTTCACCAGCACCGAATTCAAGCTGCTGCATGTTCTGGCGCAGAGACTGGGAAGGGTGCAAAGCCGTGACGTTTTGTTGCGGGATGTGTGGGGCTACAACTTCGTGGACGACAGCCGAACCGTCGATACCCATATAACACGCTTGCGCACCAAGATGGGGGCGGCTGGCGATCTGATCAAGACCGTGCGCGGTTTCGGCTATAAGCTCGAAGTGCAATGA
- the pstS gene encoding phosphate ABC transporter substrate-binding protein PstS, with product MWNRLVKNILALALAISAASGSAYAETALTGAGATFPHPLYSKWFRDYQAEDPGVTFRYDAQGSGEGIRRILAREVDFGASDKFLSDEELNKAPGKLLHIPTVMGAVAVTYNIPGIGSDLKLTPQALAGIYLGKVTKWNDPLIARENAKLKLPAEDIVAVHRSDASGTTSIFTDYLSSVDPSWSSGIGKGTTVAWPAGIGAKGSSAVVKKIKEVPYSIGYVEIAYALENELNAAALKNRAGKFVRPTMLSTRAAAVQGMKNHKMKKDVELDYRLSLVNQPGKDAYPIVGLTWLLVYRDQQDPVKGRKLVEFLTWQLKKAEKMTSTLHYTPLPDTWSAQVEKTIRSIAVPQ from the coding sequence TCCGGTTCGGCCTACGCTGAAACTGCGCTCACCGGGGCCGGCGCCACTTTCCCCCATCCCCTCTACAGCAAGTGGTTCAGGGACTATCAGGCAGAAGATCCCGGCGTGACCTTCCGCTACGACGCGCAGGGGAGCGGCGAGGGTATCAGGAGGATCCTGGCCCGCGAGGTCGACTTCGGCGCATCCGACAAGTTTCTCTCCGACGAAGAACTGAATAAAGCGCCCGGCAAGCTGCTGCACATCCCTACCGTGATGGGCGCCGTCGCCGTCACCTACAATATCCCCGGAATCGGTTCCGACCTGAAACTCACGCCGCAGGCGCTTGCCGGGATCTACCTCGGGAAGGTCACCAAATGGAACGACCCGCTCATCGCCAGGGAGAACGCCAAGCTCAAGCTCCCCGCTGAGGATATCGTCGCCGTGCACCGCTCAGACGCCAGCGGCACCACTAGCATCTTTACCGACTACCTGAGCTCGGTGGACCCATCCTGGTCAAGCGGGATCGGCAAGGGAACGACCGTGGCCTGGCCTGCGGGAATCGGGGCGAAGGGGAGCAGTGCGGTGGTGAAGAAGATAAAGGAGGTTCCCTACAGCATCGGCTACGTGGAGATCGCCTACGCGCTGGAGAACGAGCTGAATGCGGCGGCGCTGAAGAACCGGGCCGGTAAGTTCGTCAGGCCGACCATGCTCTCCACGAGAGCCGCGGCCGTTCAGGGAATGAAAAATCACAAGATGAAAAAGGATGTGGAATTGGACTACCGCCTGTCCCTGGTGAACCAGCCGGGCAAGGACGCCTACCCTATCGTCGGGCTCACCTGGCTGCTGGTGTACCGTGACCAGCAGGACCCGGTCAAGGGGAGGAAGCTGGTCGAGTTCCTTACCTGGCAGCTGAAAAAGGCCGAGAAGATGACTTCCACGCTGCACTACACCCCGCTCCCCGACACCTGGTCCGCCCAGGTGGAAAAAACCATCAGGAGCATCGCTGTACCGCAGTAA